The region GTGGTGAGTTGTACGACATCATTTTCGACACTGTCGGCAAAATTTCTTTACCGCATTGCAAACACTCCTTAAAACCAAACGGCATATTTCTTGAGGCTGGGATTTCAGCAGGATTGATTTTACAAATTCTCCTAACATCGGTTGTTGGTACCAAGAAAGTGAAGTTTCACGCAACAGGACTCCGGTCACATAGCGCGAAGTTGGCAGATCTTCAATTTCTCCAGAAGTTATTTGAAAAGGGTCAATACAAAGCGGTAATCGACCGCAATTACTCGCTAGAGAATATCGCAGAAGCGCATCGCTACGTCGACCTCGGTCACAAAAAGGGAAATGTTGTTATTACGATGAATCAGTCATAATGACGACCAAGAACTTAAATCAAAGACAAATCACACCACTGCAATCGATACTGCTATAACAGAAACGGCGCCCCTCATGAGGCGCCGTAACTACATCAAAACCAAGTCCACTTACCTCATCAAGAGCACTGCATAACCGCCAGAAGTTGTGATTGGTAACGGATTGTTATCATACGCAGTGCCTACTCCGTTTATTTCAATCCAGCCACTTGGTCGTAGTGTTTGGGGTGTTAAACCGGTAAAGACGAAGAACCCCCACGCATTGGTCGTGGTGGTTTGTAATGGCGTCTCAGCGCTATTCAGACAACGCACTGTAACATTGGGAACACCGACCCATTCTGTAGTAGCATTTTCATTGTAATCGCCGCAGACTCCGGCAATCTTCACATCGCTGCCGACTCGCAGATAAGCGCCATAGTTGATCAGATTCGTTGTCCCCGAGCGCGATTGGAAAATCGCTACGCCGTTGTTGTTGGATAGCGTCACCGTTTGGACTAAAGTATCGCCTGCATGAATTGTATCGGGACCCGGAGTTATCTGCATGATGCTGTCGATTATCGATATTATCTGCGGCGGGTTATATTGTCCACGTCCTACCATTCGCATTGTAACAACATTACTTGTTCTCATCTCCATCACGAAATGGCCACTGGAATCAATCGACATATATGCGGAGTCGGAATCGAACACACTGACGGAATACCCGGAAATTCCCGTTTGTTGCGTTGCCCA is a window of bacterium DNA encoding:
- a CDS encoding zinc-binding dehydrogenase, which gives rise to GELYDIIFDTVGKISLPHCKHSLKPNGIFLEAGISAGLILQILLTSVVGTKKVKFHATGLRSHSAKLADLQFLQKLFEKGQYKAVIDRNYSLENIAEAHRYVDLGHKKGNVVITMNQS